A single genomic interval of Lactococcus sp. S-13 harbors:
- a CDS encoding C69 family dipeptidase, translating to MACTTFLVGKKASLDGTTLIARNEDGGDKPNPQRFVAISPKDQPKHYRSVTTGCEFDLPENPLAYTSTPDADATYGIWAAAGINSENVAMTATETSTTNSRILGLDPYVETGLGEEDFTTITLPYIQSAREGVERIGQLLEKYGTYESNGMAFSDKDEIWWLETLGGHQWAAMRIPDDAYVIAPNRLNIDWYDFESSETLCSSGLKAFIDNNHLNPDFEGYNLRHIFGSSTIKDTRYNNPRAWYVQNYFSPETTENNDPFNQDLPFICHANRKISIEEIKFVMSSHYENTAYDPYSSTSSPAEQKLIRPIGLNRNLELHVLQIRDNVAAELSGIHWLAFGANTFNSLVPFYAHVTDTPACYRDTKSDFDPTKMYWLTTLTAVLGDSNFQRYVDKRDNFDLTTMAKLRAVQNETDRASEKQSLEAVNEKLAQIALSAQTELLGKMVISGSNHMKLRFDFND from the coding sequence ATGGCCTGTACAACATTTCTCGTAGGAAAAAAAGCCTCATTAGATGGCACAACTTTAATTGCACGAAACGAAGACGGTGGAGATAAACCTAACCCACAACGTTTTGTTGCCATTAGTCCTAAAGACCAGCCAAAACACTACCGCTCTGTCACAACAGGTTGTGAGTTTGACTTACCAGAAAATCCGTTAGCCTATACCTCTACTCCCGATGCCGATGCCACTTATGGGATTTGGGCTGCAGCTGGGATTAACAGCGAAAATGTTGCTATGACTGCGACAGAAACTTCTACCACAAACAGCCGAATCTTAGGATTGGATCCTTACGTTGAAACAGGACTGGGCGAAGAAGATTTCACAACAATCACCCTTCCCTATATCCAGAGTGCGCGTGAAGGAGTTGAACGAATAGGCCAACTCTTAGAAAAGTATGGTACTTATGAGTCAAACGGGATGGCTTTTTCTGACAAAGATGAAATTTGGTGGCTGGAAACACTTGGAGGTCACCAGTGGGCTGCTATGCGTATTCCTGACGATGCTTATGTCATTGCTCCCAATCGTCTTAACATTGATTGGTATGATTTTGAAAGTTCAGAAACTCTTTGTTCTAGCGGTTTGAAAGCCTTCATTGATAATAATCATCTCAATCCCGACTTTGAAGGTTATAATCTCCGTCACATTTTTGGTTCAAGCACCATAAAAGATACCCGTTACAACAATCCACGCGCTTGGTATGTACAAAACTATTTTTCTCCGGAAACAACTGAAAACAATGATCCGTTTAACCAAGATTTACCCTTCATCTGCCATGCCAATCGCAAAATTTCCATTGAAGAAATTAAGTTTGTCATGTCAAGCCATTACGAAAACACTGCTTATGACCCTTACAGCAGCACCTCAAGTCCAGCAGAGCAAAAGCTGATTCGCCCGATCGGACTTAATCGTAATCTGGAACTCCATGTTTTGCAAATTCGAGATAATGTTGCTGCTGAACTTTCTGGAATCCACTGGTTAGCCTTTGGGGCTAATACTTTCAATAGCCTTGTTCCTTTCTATGCCCATGTAACCGACACACCCGCTTGTTATCGGGATACAAAATCAGATTTTGACCCTACCAAAATGTATTGGCTCACTACACTGACCGCTGTTTTAGGAGATAGTAATTTCCAAAGATACGTAGACAAACGAGACAATTTCGATTTGACAACAATGGCCAAATTAAGAGCTGTTCAAAATGAAACAGATCGAGCAAGCGAAAAACAATCCCTTGAAGCAGTCAACGAAAAACTTGCACAGATTGCTCTAAGCGCTCAGACCGAACTTCTTGGAAAAATGGTGATTTCTGGATCAAATCATATGAAGCTCCGCTTTGATTTTAATGATTAA